A genome region from Arachis duranensis cultivar V14167 chromosome 8, aradu.V14167.gnm2.J7QH, whole genome shotgun sequence includes the following:
- the LOC127741190 gene encoding universal stress protein PHOS32-like yields the protein MKPQSPDRPVPTLSPRSPFAASASASHRKIAIAVDLSDESAYAVQWAVQNYLRPGDAVILLHVRPTSVLYGADWGSVDCGGGEESSESAESEQKKREEDFDNFTATKASDLAEPLVEAKIPFKIHIVKDHDMKERLCLEVERLGLSAVIMGSRGFGASKRASKGGRLGSVSDYCVHHCVCPVVVVRYPDEKDGGNGGFGGAGSAQGKVVDEGEVLHPVPEEEHEVEEYHDAQDEHHKDT from the exons ATGAAGCCGCAATCACCGGATCGTCCGGTTCCCACTCTCTCCCCTCGCTCCCCCTTCGCCGCATCAGCCTCCGCTTCTCACCGCAAAATCGCCATCGCCGTCGATCTCAGCGACGAGAGCGCCTACGCCGTCCAGTGGGCCGTACAGAACTACCTCCGCCCTGGAGACGCCGTGATCCTGTTGCATGTGCGTCCCACGAGCGTGCTCTACGGCGCCGACTGGGGTTCCGTCGACTGCGGCGGCGGAGAGGAATCCTCGGAATCGGCGGAATCAGAGCAGAAGAAGCGGGAGGAGGATTTCGATAACTTCACAGCGACGAAGGCGAGTGACCTTGCGGAACCCTTGGTGGAGGCGAAGATCCCGTTCAAGATCCACATTGTGAAGGACCATGACATGAAGGAGAGGCTGTGCTTGGAGGTCGAGAGGTTAGGGCTTAGTGCTGTTATCATGGGGAGTAGGGGTTTTGGTGCTTCCAAGAGAGCTTCCAAGGGTGGAAGGTTGGGGAGTGTTAGTGATTACTGTGTTCATCACTGTGTTTGCCCCGTTGTGGTGGTGCGGTACCCCGACGAGAAGGACGGTGGTAACGGTGGTTTTGGTGGTGCTGGTAGTGCTCAGGGCAAGGTTGTGGATGAAGGGGAGGTTCTTCACCCTGTGCCTGAGGAGGAGCACGAGGTTGAGGAGTATCATGATGCCCAGGATGAACACCACAAAG ATACTTGA
- the LOC107461923 gene encoding uncharacterized protein LOC107461923, with amino-acid sequence MADVPPPTPSELLRMVTELQQANQRMAEANQRMTEENQRMQQQIQQLANARLEHNNDRRERQENDDRRSEPTHVSETPQDNDADNRDEEAIPEDDDDQPDNSAGPFTANIMNFQLPRQFTLPTTLTPYDGLGDPKQHIKKFRSIMIVNGASDPILCRCFPSFLDGPALDWFCSLPADSISRFQELAKQFEQHFAASAIYLHDSDYLTTIKQGPQESLKDYITRFTKVAMQIPDLHPEVHLHAIKSGLRPGKFQETIAVAKPKTLAEFREKAKGQIDIEELRQARRAEKSPFMKDEDKPRESKKNFKPVPRYESYTQFNTKRDDIIKEILNSKLIKPPRKAGNYPEPKNVDKSKYCSFHQKHGHTTDECVIAKDLLERLARQGHLDKFIAGHMQKRPSSDQPATISSSKEKDKAPAQPRGVINCISGGYAGGGETNSARKRTYRAMLAVEHSSVQYQPTPDIPEMTFGCSDFKSNHMNYDDPVVISIQLGDLIVRKVLLDPGSSADVLFFTTFQKMKLSTHIMQTYSGDLVGFSGERVPVLGSVWLQTTLGEQPLTKTQDIQYLVVDCFSPYNLILGRPFLNRFAAIVSTFHLCIKFPVQDNIIATVHGDLHEARQCYNSSLKPIKRSTQARVHSIQPGRPLLNELDPRADFEDRPTPNEELEKVILKEDPTKFTFIGTSITGEEKQNLINCLRQNADLFAWTSGDMPGIDPAVITHKLQINPTARPVCQKKRNLGAEKRSASVAEVKKLIDAEFITELRFTTWLANIVMVKKKNGKWRMCVDFTDLNKACPKDAYPLPNIDTLIDNSCGYGTLSFMDAYSGYNQILMHPSDQEKTAFITEYGNYCYNVMPFGLKNAGATYQRLMNKVFEEQIGRNIEVYVDDMVVKTKDGSSHIQDLEEIFAQVRKYNMRLNPEKCAFGVRGGRFLGFILTNRGIEANPEKCQAILNMQSPTSIKEVQRLTGRLAALSRFLPGLASKSHSFFQCLKKDKKFFTWTEDCEKAFADLKQILSKPPILQKPKLGKPLYLYLSITDVAISSVLITEEDNQQRPVYFVSKSLQGAELRYPRLEKLALALIFSARRLQPYFQSHTIIIRTDYPLRQILSKPELAGRLIKWSIELSEFDISYQPRGTIKPQWLADFVAELTNSHPEQVNQTWTLFVDGASNPQGSGAGILLESSDGIVLEHSLRFSFKASNNQAEYEALIAGIRLAADLNIKNLTILCDSLLVVQQVNRSFQVKDQILQRYLDVVQQLLTNFFNVTIHHIPREQNHRADVLSKLATTQAHTAKLLQSTLEKPSIDTMSILTTLNKDSWQNSYLQYLRHGSIPDEIQDKKKFKRQASFFTLLNNTLYRRGYSRPLLKCLDRDEADLILSEAHEGICGMHTGARSLAQKILRAGFYWPTLWEDSSKKVKTCEKCQKHAPIINLPAEELHHSVVSWPFNRWGMDILGPFPTASGQVKYLVVAIDYFSKWIEAQPLAKITSSQMVNFVWKHIICRFGIPQHIVTDNGRQFTDHNFKEFLQNLKIRQHFSSVEHPQSNGLAEAANKVLLQALRKKLDNAKGMWAELIPEVLWAYNTTTHSTTKETPFRLVYGSEAMIPIEVSQSSLRTQATNHDQARLAELDLIEEIRDIAAIRHRALQQQLARRYSKKVFPRDFQTGDLMLRKTEQARRPSTHGKLAATWDGPYRICEVLGKGAYKLEHLDGDKISSTWNVQSLKQYYS; translated from the coding sequence ATGGCCGATGTCCCTCCCCCCACCCCGTCCGAACTTCTCCGGATGGTAACCGAGCTCCAGCAGGCGAATCAACGCATGGCTGAAGCAAACCAGCGCATGACGGAAGAAAACCAAAGAATGCAACAACAGATTCAACAATTGGCTAACGCCAGACTGGAACATAACAATGATCGTCGCGAGCGCCAGGAAAATGATGACCGACGCTCCGAACCGACTCATGTCTCGGAAACACCCCAAGACAACGACGCTGACAATCGGGACGAGGAGGCGATACCCGAGGATGATGATGACCAGCCCGACAACTCGGCGGGGCCTTTTACGGCCAACATCATGAATTTCCAACTACCACGACAATTCACGTTACCGACAACACTAACCCCATACGATGGGCTAGGGGATCCTAAGCAGcacattaaaaaatttagatctaTTATGATTGTCAATGGGGCATCCGACCCCATTTTATGTCGttgttttccttcctttttAGACGGACCCGCGCTTGACTGGTTTTGCTCTTTGCCTGCAGATTCCATTTCACGCTTTCAGGAGCTAGCAAAGCAATTCGAACAACATTTTGCAGCATCGGCAATTTACTTGCATGATTCTGACTATCTGACTACAATCAAACAGGGTCCACAGGAAAGTCTGAAGGATTATATTACCCGTTTCACGAAAGTGGCCATGCAAATTCCTGATCTACACCCAGAGGTCCACCTGCATGCAATTAAAAGCGGCCTCCGACCTGGAAAATTCCAAGAAACAATTGCAGTGGCCAAGCCAAAGACCTTGGCCGAGTTTAGGGAGAAAGCTAAGGGGCAAATAGATATCGAAGAGCTTCGACAGGCCCGACGAGCAGAAAAGTCTCCCTTCATGAAAGATGAGGATAAACCTCGGGAGAGCAAGAAAAACTTTAAGCCTGTGCCACGATACGAGTCCTACACTCAGTTCAACACCAAAAGGGACGACATTATCAAAGAAATTTTAAACTCCAAGCTCATCAAGCCACCCCGTAAAGCCGGCAACTACCCCGAGCCAAAGAACGTAGACAAATCGAAGTACTGCAGTTTTCACCAAAAGCATGGTCACACTACAGATGAATGTGTGATCGCCAAGGATCTATTAGAACGCTTGGCGCGGCAAGGACACCTTGATAAATTCATTGCAGGACATATGCAGAAACGTCCAAGCTCCGACCAACCCGCGACAATTTCATCATCCAAGGAAAAGGACAAAGCACCAGCTCAGCCCAGAGGAGTCATTAACTGCATTTCAGGAGGATATGCCGGTGGAGGAGAAACAAACTCGGCAAGAAAACGGACATACCGGGCCATGTTGGCGGTCGAACACTCTTCTGTCCAATATCAACCAACCCCAGACATCCCTGAGATGACTTTTGGTTGTTCTGATTTTAAGTCAAACCATATGAACTATGATGATCCTGTGGTGATCTCAATTCAGTTGGGAGACCTTATTGTCCGGAAAGTGCTGCTTGATCCTGGGAGCAGCGCCGATGTACTATTCTTCACTACATTCCAGAAAATGAAGCTCAGCACCCATATCATGCAAACTTACTCAGGAGATCTAGTTGGATTTTCAGGTGAACGAGTACCTGTACTCGGATCTGTGTGGTTACAGACCACACTCGGTGAGCAACCCCTAACTAAGACACAGGATATACAATATCTCGTGGTCGATTGCTTCAGTCCTTATAATCTCATActaggaagacccttcttaAATAGATTTGCTGCTATTGTTTCCACTTTTCATCTTTGTATCAAGTTTCCTGTGCAGGATAATATAATCGCCACCGTACATGGTGACCTTCACGAAGCACGGCAATGCTACAATTCCAGCCTAAAGCCAATCAAAAGAAGCACTCAGGCACGTGTTCACTCCATACAACCCGGGAGACCACTGCTAAACGAGCTCGACCCTAGGGCCGACTTCGAAGATCGCCCAACCCCAAACGAAGAGCTGGAAAAGGTTATCCTCAAAGAGGATCCTACCAAATTCACATTCATCGGAACATCTATCACCGGAGAGGAAAAGCAAAACCTGATAAATTGCTTACGCCAAAATGCCGACCTATTTGCTTGGACTTCAGGAGATATGCCGGGGATAGACCCAGCAGTAATCACACATAAACTACAAATCAATCCTACAGCTCGGCCGGTCTGCCAGAAGAAAAGAAACCTCGGAGCCGAGAAGCGATCAGCGTCCGTAGCAGAGGTCAAGAAACTTATTGATGCCGAGTTCATCACAGAACTCCGCTTCACGACATGGTTAGCCAACATCGTCatggtaaaaaagaaaaacggtAAATGGCGCATGTGCGTCGACTTTACTGATTTAAATAAGGCTTGCCCTAAAGATGCTTATCCTCTGCCAAATATTGACACCCTGATTGACAATTCATGTGGTTATGGTACCTTGagtttcatggatgcatactctggTTATAACCAGATCCTTATGCACCCATCAGACCAGGAAAAAACAGCATTTATAACCGAATACGGCAACTATTGTTATAATGTTATGCCTTTTGGATTAAAGAATGCAGGTGCAACTTACCAGCGACTCATGAACAAAGTCTTCGAGGAACAAATCGGCCGAAACATCGAGGTATACGTAGATGACATGGTTGTCAAAACAAAGGACGGCTCCTCTCACATACAAGACCTCGAGGAGATATTTGCACAAGTCAGAAAATATAACATGAGGCTGAACCCCGAGAAGTGTGCTTTCGGCGTCCGAGGAGGCAGATTCCTCGGCTTTATCCTGACAAACCGAGGCATTGAGGCAAACCCTGAAAAGTGTCAAGCAATACTTAACATGCAAAGTCCCACGAGCATAAAAGAAGTGCAGCGTTTAACAGGCAGATTAGCAGCTCTATCGAGATTCCTTCCAGGCTTGGCATCTAAATCACACAGCTTTTTTCAAtgtttaaaaaaagataaaaaattttttacttggACCGAAGACTGTGAAAAAGCATTTGCCGATTTAAAACAAATCCTTTCAAAACCACCAATTTTACAAAAACCCAAACTCGGCAAGCCACTATATTTGTATTTATCTATTACTGACGTGGCAATTAGTTCTGTTCTCATTACAGAGGAAGATAACCAACAGCGACCAGTCTACTTTGTTAGCAAGTCATTACAGGGTGCAGAACTTCGCTACCCGAGGCTCGAGAAACTCGCCCTAGCCCTGATCTTCTCCGCAAGGCGACTCCAACCTTATTTTCAAAGCCACACAATCATCATCAGAACAGACTACCCACTTCGCCAAATACTCAGCAAGCCCGAGTTAGCAGGCCGGTTAATCAAGTGGTCTATAGAACTTTCCGAGTTTGACATCTCATACCAACCACGCGGCACCATCAAACCACAATGGTTAGCCGACTTTGTCGCAGAATTAACAAACTCACACCCAGAACAGGTAAATCAGACATGGACCTTGTTTGTTGATGGTGCCTCAAACCCTCAGGGATCTGGAGCAGGCATACTACTGGAAAGTTCAGACGGCATAGTCCTAGAGCACTCCCTCCGCTTTTCCTTCAAAGCTAGCAACAACCAAGCGGAATACGAAGCTCTCATTGCAGGGATAAGGTTAGCAGccgatttaaatattaaaaatttaacaatacTCTGTGACTCTTTATTAGTTGTTCAACAAGTCAACCGAAGTTTCCAGGTAAAAGATCAGATTTTGCAAAGATATTTAGATGTTGTTCAACAACTCTTAACAAACTTTTTTAACGTTACAATACATCATATACCTAGAGAACAAAATCATAGAGCAGATGTTTTGTCAAAGTTAGCAACAACACAAGCACACACTGCCAAACTATTGCAATCAACTTTAGAAAAACCAAGCATTGATACAATGAGCATTTTAACTACTTTAAACAAAGATAGTTGGCAAAATTCTTATCTCCAGTACCTCAGACATGGATCTATTCCCGATGAAATCCAAGACAAGAAAAAGTTTAAGAGACAAGCATCTTTTTTCACATTATTAAATAACACTTTATATAGGCGGGGCTACTCCCGACCGCTCTTAAAATGTTTAGACAGGGATGAAGCCGACCTTATTTTATCTGAAGCCCACGAAGGTATATGCGGAATGCATACCGGAGCTCGCAGCTTAGCACAAAAAATTCTCCGagcaggattttattggcccACACTATGGGAAGACAGCAGCAAGAAAGTCAAGACCTGTGAAAAATGCCAAAAGCATGCCCCGATCATTAACCTACCTGCCGAAGAACTTCATCATTCCGTGGTAAGTTGGCCCTTCAATAGATGGGGCATGGACATCCTCGGCCCTTTCCCCACAGCCTCGGGACAGGTAAAATATCTAGTAGTTGCCATCGATTACTTCTCTAAGTGGATCGAGGCACAACCTTTAGCAAAGATAACATCATCACAAATGGTAAACTTCGTTTGGAAGCATATTATCTGTAGATTCGGCATACCACAACACATTGTTACTGACAATGGTCGGCAATTTACCGACCACAATTTCAAAGAATTTTTGCAGAATCTGAAAATCAGGCAACATTTCTCATCTGTAGAGCACCCACAATCAAACGGGTTGGCAGAAGCAGCGAACAAGGTCCTCTTGCAAGCCCTAAGGAAAAAGCTCGACAACGCTAAAGGGATGTGGGCCGAGCTAATTCCAGAAGTGCTATGGGCATATAATACTACAACACACTCAACAACTAAAGAAACTCCATTCCGCCTAGTATATGGCTCGGAGGCGATGATACCGATCGAAGTTTCACAAAGCTCGCTAAGAACGCAAGCTACAAATCATGACCAAGCTCGGTTAGCCGAACTCGACCTTATCGAAGAAATCAGAGATATAGCAGCCATTCGACACCGTGCATTACAACAGCAACTTGCCCGACGATATTCAAAGAAGGTATTTCCCAGAGACTTCCAGACCGGCGACTTAATGCTAAGAAAAACAGAACAGGCTCGACGACCTTCCACACACGGAAAGCTCGCAGCAACATGGGACGGCCCATATCGAATTTGCGAAGTTCTAGGAAAAGGTGCCTACAAGTTAGAACATTTAGATGGAGACAAAATCTCCAGCACATGGAATGTACAATCCTTAAAGCAATACTACAGTTAA